GATATATACATCGTTTTGTACTTTAAAGATAGGCAAAACTCTCCTGAATATGCTTCGATAATGGAAAGAAATTCAAAACCTAAAATTAACAGCTCCATAACCATCCAGGCCGATATTGTTATTGATCAAGCTATTTTACGTTACAAAGTATATGACTTATATAAGAAAATAGATGATGCTATTGATAAACACGATAAAGCTATGTTTACCAAGTTAACTGAGGAGCTGCAGATACTACTTAGCCATAATAATTTAGCCGATTTTACTCCTTTAAAAAGCTAAAACTCGATAAAAAGTTTTAGCTTTTTTATTTTTATATTTTTTTGTTAAACAAGTAGTATTTTAAATAATACTTCATACACATAGAGTAGAG
The sequence above is a segment of the Desulfuribacillus alkaliarsenatis genome. Coding sequences within it:
- a CDS encoding YpiB family protein, which codes for MANSVSTEDKKQFLRWFVKNYVLQSSEATWLLTYLCSDSELLKRIHFVEEANLSLRTLIISTTCVKMKPFVFYNKKKILYNVEETFMEIYENIEDDIYIVLYFKDRQNSPEYASIMERNSKPKINSSITIQADIVIDQAILRYKVYDLYKKIDDAIDKHDKAMFTKLTEELQILLSHNNLADFTPLKS